One genomic segment of Epinephelus fuscoguttatus linkage group LG19, E.fuscoguttatus.final_Chr_v1 includes these proteins:
- the hmgxb4a gene encoding HMG domain-containing protein 4a, with amino-acid sequence MAFEEIKNKGGMEMGMDGERGLVAGRSQREKRRSYKDLLREEEEIAAQVRKSSKKRPKDSELFMLGSDSHKKKKKHSDDYYYRDHDGSGPPPHKKRHKSADRSPTLSSPSSSHPTDTAMGLLQAITSPLATGSDPSPHLHKKPSYPPFSSHSSKDRKRESSSGSGSKGSHSFSHSRPVSSSSSSSKKHSSSSSKSSLFHGGAPKEEPLTLREADGLKMKLIMSPEKEEGESFPFTPHSSKSGGKKEKDRDRMQLSKSPKKKIQQSRDPLPVVGKEVEVEGHYGGGMGDDSSSSGGELEAGELVIDDSYTHLSKKKKKSKKSKKKKDKEKDRDKEKSGKDKKHSKGFGDSSRDHSHSHPTVTHSAVGPMYAMGTPVPPHHHQGNDGVTEKKKKKEDKDRGKHKKDKDKPKKKSITTAYQVFCKEYRVNINAEQPGLVFGELSKKLAEVWKGMPEKDKLVWRQKAQYLQHKLNKAEATTVKHKSATEGKSKVVGTATGMVSPNRAPGTLSLSPARVPDVDPIDAAAHLQLLGESLSLIGHRLQETEGMVAVSGSLSVLLDSILCALGPLTCLTAQIPQLNGCPRNVLSNTLDNIAYIMPGL; translated from the exons ATGGCTTTTGAGGAGATCAAGAATAAAGGAGGGATGG AAATGgggatggatggagagaggggCCTTGTAGCTGGTCGTagccagagagagaagaggaggtcGTACAAGGATCTgctgagggaggaagaggagatcgCTGCTCAGGTCCGAAAATCTTCCAAGAAGAGGCCCAAG GATTCAGAGCTGTTCATGCTCGGATCTGACTCgcacaaaaagaagaagaaacataGTGATGACTACTATTACCGAG ACCACGATGGTTCAGGTCCACCTCCCCACAAGAAGAGGCACAAATCGGCAGACCGCTCCCCTACTCTCTCATCGCCCTCATCCTCCCACCCGACAGACACAGCGATGGGCCTCCTGCAGGCCATCACCTCGCCGCTGGCCACGGGTTCTGACCCCAGCCCCCACTTGCACAAGAAACCCTCCTACCCGCCCTTCTCCTCACACTCCTCCAAGGACCGCAAACGTGagagcagcagcggcagcggaAGCAAAGGGAGCCACTCCTTCTCCCACTCCCGCCCCGTGTCATCATCGTCATCTTCCTCCAAGAAGCACTCCTCCTCGTCCTCAAAGTCGTCTCTGTTCCACGGTGGAGCTCCCAAAGAGGAACCCCTGACGTTACGTGAAGCTGACGGGCTGAAGATGAAGCTCATCATGTCgccagagaaagaggaaggagaaagcTTCCCGTTCACGCCACATTCATCCAAATCAGGcggaaagaaagagaaggacaGAGACAGGATGCAGCTCTCAAAGTCGCCCAAGAAGAAGATACAGCAGAGTCGAGATCCGCTGCCTGTAGTGGGGAAAGAGGTGGAGGTGGAAG GTCACTATGGAGGCGGCATGGGAGATGATAGCTCTTCATCTGGAGGTGAACTGGAGGCTGGTGAACTGGTTATAGAtgattcatacacacacctgtccaaaaagaagaagaagagcaaaaaaagcaagaagaagaaggacaaagaaaaagacagagacaaggaGAAGAGTGGGAAGGACAAGAAGCACAGTAAAGGATTCGGAG ACTCATCGAGGGACCACAGTCACTCCCATCCCACCGTCACTCACAGCGCTGTCGGTCCAATGTACGCCATGGGCACTCCCGTCCCTCCGCACCATCATCAAGGCAACGATGGCGTGacggagaagaagaagaagaaagaagacaaagatCGGGGAAAGCACAAGAAGGATAAAGATAAG CCCAAGAAGAAGTCGATCACAACAGCCTATCAGGTGTTTTGTAAGGAGTACAGGGTCAACATTAATGCAGAACAGCCGGGACTAG TCTTTGGTGAGCTAAGTAAAAAGTTAGCGGAGGTGTGGAAGGGGATGCCTGAGAAAGACAAACTG GTTTGGAGGCAGAAGGCTCAGTATCTGCAGCACAAACTGAACAAAGCTGAAGCCACCACAGTCAAACACAAGAGCGCCACCGAGGGCAAAAGCAAAG TTGTAGGAACGGCAACAGGGATGGTGTCACCGAACAGAGCGCCTGGCACTTTGTCTCTGTCCCCTGCACGAGTCCCAGACGTTGATCCCATCGATGCAGCAGCTCACCTGCAGCTGCTCGGAGAGTCCCTGTCCCTGATTGGACACCGGCTACAGGAAACAGAG GGGATGGTTGCCGTGTCCGGGAGTCTGTCTGTACTTCTGGACTCCATCTTGTGTGCGCTGGGCCCGCTGACGTGTCTCACAGCACAGATACCACAGTTAAACGGATGTCCTCGAAACGTCCTG TCGAATACGTTGGACAACATCGCCTACATCATgcctgggctgtga